atgaacggcgacaactattcttgacagaatgaatctaagcaaaacccaaagtctaacgatggcggcggcggcagctaatAAAGGGTTTAGGTCATGCAAGACCTCCCCTGGTCGCACTCCTAATGGGCTCAACTCAATACATGGCTCAAAGACCGAAAAACGGTGATGCAACACCGAAACAGATTCTGGACATCATCTTGTTTCGGCGATTCCTGTCTACTCCGGATGAATTTAGGCCTGAGACCGGTTCCATTGGAAGCATCTTGGAATTAtatttccaaccatataaagtgCGCCCAAATCCGATCCCGTATGCGACCGCAGCGCCCGTTTTAGTGTAGACTGCTTCTGGACTCCGAAACGGACTCAAAGTCGAATtcgattgggcctccaacttggGTTGGACGCCCTTGCTGGCCTCCTAAggaggtggccaaggtggaTGACGTCCAAAGACCTTCTTGATGTGTTCTCCAATTTCATGGGATGTGCTCTAACTTGGGCCAGGGGTCCCAATTGTGAATAATAAGCCCGTGACGATGACATAGCAATTTTGATGGACTTGCACTTTGAGAAATATTTGCACCTACAAGCAAATAATGACATATACATGTGGAACCAAGTGAATTGTACCAAAAATCACTATGGAAAAGTAGGAGCAAGCTCACCTTATAAGCAATGGTCGTATCCGAAgatgtcatgtcctcatcactaTCTCAGGCTAAAGTGATAGTAAACAGACTCACAAGCAAACATGACTGCATGCCATTCTCCTATTGTTTCTAACACACACCATAGAACCGGCAGGCTGGACGATgcaggcctctctctctctctctccccccagcAGGTAGCAGTACTGTACTATACATAGGATACAACAAAGACTCAACCGGCAATGCCACACGGTTTTATTTAAATATTTTCTAATTTATCCCTATTTTATGGAATATCTTTAGTTTGAACAAGCTATACTTTCCACTTATGCTATTTTAAATCTCTAACACTTTTTAAcctattattttctttttgcttgGACATACCCAACTTCCAATTCTTGGCTCACCACTGCAAATCATGTATGGATGCTTAGGTGTTCCTCTTTTGGTAAAAATCAACGATATTATAGATGTATGCATTAGTATAGTTCTAGTCCATATTATTTATTTGTAAGTTATTATTTGAGCCAAAACTACACCACATGCCCACTCCTCCCCAACAAAAACAACCAAAAGGCATCGTGGTCTTTTCATGAACTCCCTACTCCTCCACCTAATTCATCAGCAGCTAGCACGTGGCTCCCGCCAAGTGGCGGATGTAGGGGGGCTCCAGAAAAGCCCTCTCCTACTAGCTGCCACTCCATTAGAACAAGGGGAGCTAAAGGAGGAGAAAGAAAGtaaagggaaggaggaggaggagaagaagaagactttAGCCCCCCCTGTGGCTGTGAATGGCTGTGAGTTGGATCGGCCACTGCTCCCACCACTCGCTACTTCGCATCAGCGTCCCTCTCAAATCCCTCACAATTGAAGCCCCTTTATTTTTCTCCCCTAAATCATCAACATGAAAAACCTAGATTAGCCATATAGGAGTAAGGCTGCAGGGGGCACCAATGGTAACTAGTGAACATGACAAACTTACAGTGGCACTATCCCGCTACCCCGCAAAAGCTTATAGTACAAAAGCAATGGTGTTTCGATGCAAAAGGGTAGGCATGCAACAACGAGGGCAGCTGTAGGCAGGCACGAGGAGGGCCTCAACAGAACAGACAGGGCAGGCACGAGGAGGGCCTCAACAGAACAAACAGGTGCTAGGAGATGAGAATGCCTTGGTCACATGCTTTGGTTCTTTTGTATTCATTCATGAAGCCCTTACTACAGCTTTGAAAAATGAAGATGAAACCAATTGATTTGAAATATTTGGAATTGATTTTTTGTCTTAGGAATTCCTAATTACAAACCCTGCCGTCATAATCCTATGTTTTTGTTTGTCATCTCCCTGGTATTTAAAGAGCAGTCTGTGAGCAAACATATTGCATATTTTTGGACTATCATAGAAAATGTATGATattgaaaaaaatatatgatAAGAATTGTCAAATTGTACACATATATGTCGTAGGAGAATGAATTAGTAAATTGCACTTTGGGTTCTAAATGCATAGGGCATTCTCCCGTGTTGTTGTCACCTTTAGCATAGTCTCCCACTGGCTTGTTATTAACTTGGGGGAAAAAAAGCATCCCACGGAAAACCAAAAATGGAAAATGGCGTCACCCGGACTTGAACCGGAGACCTTCAGTTTGTTAGACTGAAGGCCACTGACGTGATAACTAACTACACCACGATACCTGATTGGTACGACTACTAAATTatattttgttgaaacaagaTTTGATGCCGTTGCCCCACTACAAGTGAGGTGGCATTTTGCTGGCTGAAATGTTCTGCACTTCAGCTACTGAGTCTTGGCCACTTATTACCGCACAATATTAGCTTGCTTGTACGCGGCAAAGTGAAAGAATGTACCATGATATATGGGCATCCAGAAGAATGTGATGGATTTGTGAGTTGTGACGACACTCCTACCATACTCACCTTTCGGTGCTTCGAGCGGCAATTGGATTAGCAGTTAGCACCAGCCTATGTGAGGTAAAAGTAAAAACAAAGGTTACTCTTGATTTCGAGTTCTCACGAGAATATGCATCTGTTGATGTGCTCATTGGATGATTTTTGCTAGGGTCTAGGACCCGCTCGGACATTTTCAGACCGTCTTCAAATTTTGAGCCGTCCCTCTATTTGATGatccacttttctctccttcCAACCCGAATCCTAAGAAACCTCTTAGCTTCTTCATAAACAtggaagaagagaagagagtgCCGTGCGCACCCAAGGGTCACATCACACGGACCAAAATTGAGCTGATATCCAAGAAAACATTTTAGCTTTTCCCTTCTGCTGACACAGGGTATACCCGGGTTATGTATCATTCACATGAAGTACTGACGATGGTTGATAGAACACATCCATAACATAAATAAATCTGTCAGACCTAGAAAAGTCAAACTGAGATGCATTAGGCAACCGTCACTTCTTTTTTATGATGTTCATAACGAAAATTATGATTAGGTAGCAGCATGTTCAAACATTTTCGACATCAACACCCCATGCCACATAATACAATCAAATTTTAAGGATAAGCAACATTCCCGAGTTTCTCTGGCGAAGAGACCAACACCACCATACTAATGACACTGAATGGAAAATATACAGGGGAGAAGCTGAAATGCGGGCGTGGGGTGATGATGGTGAGACACAGCACCGGTTGCAGCACTCGTCACTCCCCAGATGATCCTCTTTCAGAGCATTTCCTGAGATTTGCGAACAATGTGCCTAACCTTTTTCTTGAACTCATCCCTCTTTTCTCTGCAATCCTTCTgcaagaaaaattcaaatgtaAACAAGAGCAAAGCTCATGTGGTAGTTCACTGCCCAACAACAGCAAAAGTGCTAAGTTCCAATCTGTAGCTCAAGAAGAAAATGATCTCAATAACTGGATGAATATGCAGACTCAAGGAGCATGTTGAATGACAGATTATTAAAATAATGTATTCATCAATCGAGAAATTGACTGTTGCAAATGGAAATCGGACAAAGAGGATGATGCTTTTGCCGTTGCATTGGAAGCataaaaaaaaaataattttgcagTTCCTTTTCTTATGCAAAGAAAGAGAATAATGTCGAGTGCACTTACAGCCGCTTCAATGTTCGCTGGAGACTCATCATTTGGACTAGAGAGCATCGAAATGATGCTCAGAACTATACTTTCAACCTAAAAGTTACAAAAGCACAATAAATTAGAAAAGGCAACAGACCTATGGATCATTGCCTGAAGAAGGAAAAGAGGTCCAACAAAATTATACCTGAATGCACTCACACTAACCAGGACGTCACCCACACACACGCAACACACCCAGGCACTCAGTCACGCACCACACAATGCAGGGTTAATTGATTGAGTTTAACAGTATATAAAAGGATCGCACAGAAAAAACTATGCCCTGTAAGAGCAAATAGCGGGAGAAACATTATGTGCCTTATAAGAAGCAAGCCTACCGTGTGCACTGGTGTCCACCGTTCACTTGCAAGTTCATAGCCATTGGGATCTTCACCAGGTGGATGAAGAATAGAAATGCACACACGCCCATCAGGATAAACTGACAGTTCAAAATAATGCATTGTCAGAAGACATGATCAAATCATAGACATATGAATATCAGTCAACTAGCAATGAGCTTACCATTTGGATGCCACATCTCAGAAGTAAATCTCACTGATGGTGGGCTGTTGGGATAATTCTGGGGGAAGGTCATTATTGCATTGAAGTAGCCTCCGTCACTGCAAAAATAAAAGCTTACCCTTTCAATTTCATGAAATCCCAGGAacctttttttctcaaacatgCAAATTCACAGCACTCATAAACCATCAGATAAGAGAGAGAGAACCACACATGCACGCGCACACATAAAAAGACATGTGTGCATGCACATACACGCACACgtgacacacacacatgcatgcatacctttattttttaaattcacACATGCTAGCAGTAGCAAGCATTTTGTTTCATCATTGATGAGTAAACTGGGAGAAAGGGGTAATGTCTGCAAAATTCTATTTGGGCCTAATGTGTTGAACCCTATGTTTGGTTGACAAAAAATGATTTCAAAATCTGAAAGAACATTTTTCTTCTCTACAGAAAAGGAGGTACAACATTTTTGCAAACATTCTTTTCCAAAACATATACATAGTTCCTAAGCTTTTCCAGGGCACCATTATAACTGATGACGAAATCACAAAAGGTATGTCTGGTGTGGTCCTAAATTTGACCCCACAAAACCTTGCCAAAAATTTGATAGCCAATTTGCCAACCACGGGCTGCCCAAACATTTGCAAGAAAATAACTATGGTAAGCAAGTGGGTGGAGAATCTTGCCAAAACATAGGAGCCTTCTCAGCCAAATTTGGTCAACACTATTAGCAAACATTGGCTGCATAGCAAACAGCCTCGTACTTCCCAAGATCCAATGAACAATAAAGGGAGGTCACAAAATTTCTGATTAATATGATATGTCCCTGGTTGATACGGTCTAGCAGCGTAATAAAGATACGCGCAATTGGTATTCCTTTACAATTACCTCAAATGTGCATCACTTTCGAGCCTTACTAATCCTACATTCCATCCATGTCTGCACCTGAACTCTTAACAAATCAGTTTCTTACTGCTTACCATAAGCTAACTAAACTTGTTCTATTTTTTTGACAACAAGATTATCTGCTCCATTCAAGTGAATTATATCAACACATTTGTCAGCGAAGAAAATAGTCTCCATCTGGCATTGCAGGAAAACAGCCGAAAGTGAAATAAACGTGTACATCCGAAAGCTTCCAACAGTTTAGACCATGGGAAACTTCCAAATCCTGCAAGCCGCGTCATCTTAACATGTAGGCAGTAGCTGGATTTATCAGCAAGCGATCTAAATCATCATCAAAGCATCTATTGCAAACTAATTCCCACAAGTAAACCATGGGCAACTAAACAATCGCAAACCAGAGGAGATAATGCACACCGTGATACCACGGATCAGCATCAAAGCACAGAATCTGCTCGGAttacctttcaaaaaaaaagatctgcTCGGTTAAACCACAATTCATCaatttttctctaaaaaaaacacaatacatcaatacaggCTGTGGATCGACACTGCAACACAGAATTCCCACAGCATACACCATGGAAAATTGGAAACCAAACAATTGGAATTGGAGGCGACTACGAATCGGAATCAGAACACAGAATCAGCTTGACGACACCACAATTCATCGACACAGGCAGCAGATCGAGCAACACGAAATTCCCATAGAGATTAGAGGGCAAACCAAACAATCGGAACCGGTGTCAACTACGCGCACCCATCAAGCATGCAATCTATATCTGCTAGGGCAATCGTGCTGTGATTAGAGGGCTGGCAACATTCGAACTCACTATAGGGTGTCAGGCGGGCCGATGATGGTGACCTGCCACTCGAAGACGTTGCTATCATCCACCAGCCCGGCAGAGAACCCATCCACGGGGTTCTTCGCGAGATCTGCGACAATCAACAAGCAAGGCGCAAGAGATCAGGAGCCGATCGCGGCGAATCGGGGCGATAAAGGAGGAGAGAACAGGGACGCGTTCGGATCCGTACCCTTGAGCTGCTTCTGGAGCAGGAGGCTCGCCTGGCTAACGGTGCCCGCCATGGCAAGGAAGCAGCGCTCCTCGATCGGAATCGGATCGGGGCTAGGGTTTTGGCGATGGGGAGTTGTTCGCCGCCCCACAGGAGGAGCTGCTTTATTTCTGGGGGCGAGAGCGGCTTTGGAATCGGGAGGAAGAGGGGAGAACGGAACAGGCTGGACGATTTATAAGaagcttgagagagagagagagagttccaGGCTGGTTTGGTTAATAATGACAACCGGGTTAATTTCCGCGGCTAATCACCACGTTTTTTACGTTGCAATTACGGATTCACTCGTAAAAAAGTTGCCACTATTAGcaattactccctccttccccgtttataaggcatggtggaacatgacacggtcttctaaacaacactttgactatttatttatcatatattatatcacttttgattataaacttataatcattgtaaaatatatttgattatgaatccaatcatatgaaatttgcattataaaaataaaaatttaatagtcaaattattggtcaaagatgacaaagtttgaatcttgatatacgtgtatgtcttataaacagggaaggagggagtaattgTCGTTTCTTACTCCTAGAGCAAATAAGTCCGGTCTCTGTGGAGTTTTGAGAGTTTAATTTTGCTTATGAGGATATATTTATAAGAAGAGGGAGGGATGTGAGAGAAGTTTTATTCTCACGATACTCATCTCGATTACAAAATACTATTAACTTTAGATAACTGTACAATGAAACTATGTATTGAGACTAGACTAAGACCAACCTCAATGAGTATCATAGGAGTTAATTATGACAACAGGCTTAATTTCCGTGGCTAATGAACACGTGTTTTAGGTTGTAATTAATATTCACTCTTAGAAAATGTTGCCATTATTAAAAATTAATTAATTGTCTCTTCTTTGGTAGCAAATAATAATTCTATGCGGCTTCTCTAAATATTTTTCTTATGCTAATATAaattatattttaatataatttgGGAGTTAAAGTTTAGTGAACTAGGTGATTTCTCCGTGCGTTGCTGCGGGACTAAAAGAGTAGTTTCTAATGAATTGTCAATCAATAATAATTTGTAAAAAATAAATCGAACGCATAGAAAAATGGAACTCAATTAGATAACTCTACAAATAAAGTGGCGAAGAATAATAAAATAGAACTCGATTAGATATCGAAATAAAATTAATAGTTAACAAGTCTTATACCACTTGACATATTTGTCTTTTATGCAGAAGAACTTAACTATTATGGTACCATCATATATATTTCATGACTACCCCCGTTGGTAGTATGTCTAGGTGGAAGCCTGCAAGGCGGCTAGCTAAAGTCACTATAAATCCATCCTGTTGTAGGTAGGGATGAAAGTGGAGCAGATAATTTTGCGGATGTGAGCAAGAAGATAAAAAAAGAGAGCCAAGGGCagaagggaaagaaaaaaaaatccataagCCTTCGATGGCATTCTAGCGGGTGGGATACCTTTTATAAtggtgtcgggtaccacgattagggacactctaatcggggtactaagatcgctttaaaaacacaaacacctgttaaggcaactgggcccacgaaggcccacggcctgcttcccatccggaagaaaggaaaggactcaaagaagcccagcatgcggcccatttaCATCCCCCTCGAAACCCGCgaaaacgatctccgcctcgctcgagggtagcggacctaccttcgagcgggtgactcattttccgcctcgctcgagggctcccctcgggaccctcgaccgcgcaacacacctccgcctcgctcgagggtagcggatctaccctcgagcgggtgactcatctccgcctcgctcgaggccgtctctcgacacaagggacaaacggccccgccgcccaactgACCGCCGTACGAaagcattaaaggccagccactccgccacggctcaaaggacgggcggcgtcagactgccactcccacagtggatgtgaccggggtcccatccgctaacttcggtcaccgctccgccgcccAGGTTGCTAtagcaacactgtgggaccAGTGATACGGGACAAGACAggcccggcactgctcccgcaccattctgccgacaccgaccatccggactcacctcccCGCAGGGGAAGAGGTCCGGCGATGTCACATGTCcttccgagaggggcactcagcacgcacgggcggggccccggacctccccccttgtggagtccgggacctccgcgcgtcccccggacctcctagtgtgcacgcccgcaccccGACTAGGGGGTCCAGGGCCACCGCGCCCCCCGCTACCACTGccgctggtgcatgcaggaTCCTAATCCGTAGGGCCCACCGAATGCCATCGCGCCGTATATCGGCGACCATAcatcagcgacgaccacgccgcctacagggacactgcaggacggcCGGCGCGATCCTCGCagaaccaaggacgaaatccaggacgacagcgccgcgcgccgccttcccacagtgtacttcctacagtatccgaccactgtactccgcgattcaggggaaaacaaTGACTTCTATGCCCTCACTCATGTACCCCGCctctccttgtgactataaaaggagggggcgggcttcctttagccgGGGCTGCTGACTGgttagtctctctctctctctggcttctcttttccaagaggacgttcagggactactaAGCACTCATCTGagccgactccacttctagcagagacttagGGGCTTCCCTCcttctctcgccttgcttgtatcccctgctacaagcactccgggtgcaagataatacagtgccctcgcacaccccctttgctggacatacggccccgcggccggaaccaggataaaccgcgCATTAcggtgttgcctcttgcatcatcatctgggacgaggaagcacgccgcatttactagttgggatccgggccccccgggtcgggacaccgacagttggcgcgccaggtaggggaacggcgtgacatttttctccctttttcccatttgatctccagggatggcgggcagatcccacccataccccatgggcgtttcggatccgtttccagcgagacgcgtgatctcgtttgggagtctcgagttcagagcaaccggcaacggttacctcatgcagctcctctcgcccggacgcaaccccgtcaccccgacttcaccagcccggcgcaacaggcgctcgggccaacgttcgcgacaagcgcgggcggagcggcgtcgcgcggcacgccacaactcccccacatgggtcgaggctggcatgtcgctgcTCAGCATCATGACTAGCGGGGCCACCgcctcgtcatcacgtgcctcggcgtcatctgcgccgacaTCGTCACCTGCTGcggcactagtgcctcccagggggggctcgacttcggcgtcgccctttccctttgggatgcgcaacgctgccgcccacgccttatcaaccagcgctaacttcatcgagcatgaggatctgccgggtcgtcatcttctgtcgatccaCAGCCTCGTCGCGTCATCttctgacgaatcctaccccgagactgcgagctcgatcgccgacgacgtcagcttcttcatgaacaactttacggccgagaaggccgaggactactccggggtccgcgaccccgacgctctccgcaCGTTCTAGCtagcgacggcttactgcctcacctgctccaaagactccagcgagggggatttcaaTCCTTCCTGagagtgcttcatggcggacctcgcggacgagcaaaacgacaacgccccgagcaaccacgaggacggcggggcagacgcgcaggcaaacccACCGGTGGTACCGCTTGCAGccccttcttcgtcaagctcggtggCGCGACAGGCTCAGCTGGGACAGCTCAATGAGCTTCAAGCCacgctcgacgagcagcgtcaacaaacccaggagctgcgcgccgcactcgagcagtagcgtaccgcgcgtggtgcacacgcccaggcggcgggacgtgttgcacgggagcgcatcctggccgaccacaacgtcgacaaatctccggagcTGAAGACGGCGGACGAGAAGCTCAtcgctgcggcttacctactccaagctatgcccgagccatcgacaccctcgggctgcaacctgcgccgcgaggcacaggagctcatcgagcaagctgccgtgcagcaggccgagagttctgcgtctcgtatgagctcgaaggccccggagcagcgtgatgggactgcgcaccaggaccgtgaggtttctgtgcacacacccccagctgggaagggcaaggcagccgtagcgcccagTGCGAAGgcgccctcggtgcacgagcgcatcgggagagttcccgtaagggagcgaatccgtgacactcgcgggcacgcaggcgacggcgacgcccgcaacgtcatcgacggcaggaggtacacccctcgacggggtggacacTTCGACCCTAAGCatgacaggggtgagtcaccggagcctccgggcacccgggtgttcagccgggagattcgaactacatcttttcccccgcgctttcgacaacccaacaccctcgtcaaatactcgggcgagactgatcctgcagtctggctcaatgactaccgcctagcgtgccagctaggcggcacGACgaaggacgcggtcatcatccgcaaccttcctcttcatcttgctgacgccacacgaacgtggctcgagcacctgcctgcggatcagatccacaactgggccgacttggtccacatcttcgtgggcaatttccagggcacgtacgtgcgccctgggaactcctgggatctcaaagggtgttgccagaagccccgcgagtccctgcatgactacgtgcgacgcttctccaagcagtgcaccgagctccccagcgtcacccacgtcgaggtcatcaacgctttcctcgagggtacgacttgcaggaacctggtgcatgagctcgtgagaagccgacccgtcaacaccaatgagctgttcgacgctgccaccaactatgccgccggcgaggaggctgttggtgccattttcgatgacaaatcgagcaagcgcaaggacgatgcgcccgcggagggcagcaacgccaagcccaacgcccccaccaagaaacagaagcgggggaggaagggaaagaagctggtcccaccgaaccagcgcgagtcggggcaggcagaggactccgacgaggccttcgctgccgccccggaccgcaaaggacctcgaggaccccctcgaggcggtggtggccaattcgacgacatgctcaagaagccgtgcccttaccacaagggcccggtcaatcataccctcgagcagtgcgaaatgctcaagaaatactacaaccgcgtcgcgcatcgcgacgaggacaagaagaaggatgctggcgacaaaggtggagatgacgagttcccccagtggagaacgccttcttcatctttggaggagcaacgacgaatatgacttctcggcagcgcaagcgtgagcgccgcgaagtcttttccgtcaccaaagccacgccatcctacctcgactggtcgaaggataccatcacctttggccgcgaggaccaccccgactgcgtcccgcatccgggacggtatccgctcgttgtcgaccccatcatcggcaacactcgcttctccaaggtgctcatggacggaggcagcagcctcaacatcatgtacgcccctaccttggagctcatggggatcggactggacaagcttcgccccagcaagtcgccattccacggcgtcgcgccggggaagcgagtccaacccctcggccagatcgatctgcctgtgtgcttcggcacagcagccaacttccgcaaggaggtactcactttcgaggtggtggggtttcgaggatcctaccatgccatcctggGTCGTCCTtgttacgccaagttcatggccgtccccaactacacctacctcaagctcaagatgccgggtccaaagggcgtgatcaccatcggctcttcgttcgagcacgcctacgagtgcgacgttgagtgcgtcgagcgcgcggaggctcaagcggaggacgaggccctcgcagccaccctcgacaaaatggcaagcgaggccttggactcc
The nucleotide sequence above comes from Panicum virgatum strain AP13 chromosome 3K, P.virgatum_v5, whole genome shotgun sequence. Encoded proteins:
- the LOC120698445 gene encoding ubiquitin-conjugating enzyme E2 7-like, with product MAGTVSQASLLLQKQLKDLAKNPVDGFSAGLVDDSNVFEWQVTIIGPPDTLYDGGYFNAIMTFPQNYPNSPPSVRFTSEMWHPNVYPDGRVCISILHPPGEDPNGYELASERWTPVHTVESIVLSIISMLSSPNDESPANIEAAKDCREKRDEFKKKVRHIVRKSQEML